The following proteins are encoded in a genomic region of Anticarsia gemmatalis isolate Benzon Research Colony breed Stoneville strain chromosome 17, ilAntGemm2 primary, whole genome shotgun sequence:
- the LOC142980046 gene encoding alpha-amylase 2-like: MGQLALLFSLGILVTYVTAYKNPYYAAGRSVNVHLFEWKWDDIADECERFLGPKGYGGIQISPPNENVVLWTYNRPWWERYQPMSYALVTRSGNEQQFANMLRRCNAAGVRIYVDAVINHMTGEPPENVGTAGNTAVFSDWYYPGVPYTREHFNWPHCVIDGMDYVNNAWRVRNCELVGLKDLNQANEHVRNMIVNFMNKLIDLGVAGFRIDAAKHMWPEDLRIIYDRLHNLNTEHGFPSNARPYIYQEVIDYGGEAISRDEYTPLGAVTEFKAGLELSNAFRGGNQLRWLSTWGPQWALLAHEDALTFIDNHDNERGHGGGGGILTYKEPRPYKGAIAFLLAHPYGEPQIMSSFDFWDSEVGPPMDRDGNIISPAINSDNSCGNGWICQHRWRQIYAMVDFRNVAANTPLTNWWDNGSNQIAFCRGNNAFIAFNNDYWDLNQTLQTCLPAGTYCDVISGNKVNNRCEGKTVTVGSDGRANIVVGANDYDLMLAIHVGSESRL; this comes from the exons ATG GGTCAGCTGGCTCTGTTGTTCAGTCTTGGGATATTAGTCACTTATGTGACTGCGTATAAGAACCCTTACTACGCAGCCGGGAGGTCGGTGAACGTCCACCTCTTTGAATGGAAGTGGGATGACATCGCTGATGAGTGCGAGAGGTTCCTTGGACCTAAGGGCTATGGAGGGATTCAG ATATCACCACCGAATGAGAACGTAGTACTGTGGACGTACAATCGGCCATGGTGGGAGCGCTACCAGCCCATGTCGTATGCCTTAGTGACGCGCTCTGGCAATGAACAGCAGTTCGCTAACATGCTGCGACGTTGTAACGCTGCTGGAGTTAG AATATACGTAGACGCAGTAATAAACCACATGACAGGCGAGCCTCCAGAAAACGTGGGCACAGCCGGCAATACTGCGGTATTCTCTGACTGGTACTACCCGGGAGTGCCGTACACTAGGGAGCACTTCAACTGGCCTCACTGCGTCATTGATGGCATGGACTATGTCAACAATGCTTGGAGG gtacGCAACTGTGAACTTGTAGGATTAAAAGACTTAAATCAAGCAAACGAGCATGTGCGGAACATGATCGTGAACTTTATGAACAAACTCATTGATTTGGGAGTTGCAGGATTCAG gaTTGACGCAGCAAAACACATGTGGCCTGAAGACCTTCGCATCATCTACGACCGTCTTCATAATCTTAACACGGAACACGGATTCCCATCCAACGCTAGACCTTACATCTACCAAGAAGTAATTGACTACGGCGGTGAAGCCATCAGCAGAGATGAATACACTCCATTAGGAGCGGTCACAGAGTTTAAAGCTGGTTTAGAACTGAGCAATGCCTTTAGAGGAGGGAACCAACTTAGATGGTTGTCGACTTGGGGTCCACAATGGGCTCTATTAGCCCATGAAGATGCACTCACCTTCATTGACAATCATGACAACGAGAGAGGTCACGGCGGTGGAGGAGGTATCTTAACATATAAGGAACCAAGGCCTTATAAAGGAGCAATAGCTTTCCTGCTAGCTCATCCATATGGAGAACCTCAAATCATGAGCAGTTTCGATTTCTGGGATTCGGAGGTGGGCCCTCCTATGGATCGTGATGGCAATATTATTTCGCCTGCTATTAATTCT GATAACTCTTGCGGCAACGGCTGGATATGCCAGCACCGTTGGCGTCAGATCTACGCAATGGTGGACTTCAGGAACGTGGCTGCCAATACTCCTCTAACCAACTGGTGGGATAATGGCAGTAATCAGATCGCCTTCTGCCGAGGAAACAACGCTTTCATCGcatttaataatgattattgGGATCTTAATCAGACTTTACAG ACCTGTCTTCCAGCTGGTACATATTGCGACGTGATCTCAGGCAACAAAGTGAACAATAGATGTGAAGGCAAGACAGT